A stretch of Misgurnus anguillicaudatus unplaced genomic scaffold, ASM2758022v2 HiC_scaffold_33, whole genome shotgun sequence DNA encodes these proteins:
- the LOC129438980 gene encoding uncharacterized protein isoform X1, translating to MLDILMISSQKSQLKKEVALLETKLRSRGDLAMNREDMDCCESSVYVTDDGSLDSVWMSRDQSRTPQTLLDSKLSEEKSRHTQDSDLSLTLLCYTESKLTDTQDTTVCDSKQSLQEDQTSTESLDSVCNAGEQQQILQTKLKMCSVKLIDCTNLMMKIKTEPTEMKTEPTEMKTEPTEMKTEPTEIKTEPTEIKTEPTEIKTEPTEIKTEPTEIKTEPTEEEDRTEEDDDFIPSGMSPWASCSKVIHLDFSYRIRSKFQNGLFKTKKWILNLDWITKSNLGFDLDKIVTLCWSKHFSKIGICLIPKIRIILIPSKGWISGTKM from the exons atgctggatatattgatgatttcatcacagaaatctcagctgaagaaagaggtggcgttactggagacaaaGCTGAGGTCAAGAGGAGATTTAGCAATGAATcgagag gatatggattgttgtgaatcttcagtgtatgtgactgatgatgggagtctggattcagtgtggatgagcagagatcagagccgcacaccacagacactgctggactctaaactctctgaagagaaatccagacacacacaggactccgatctcagtctgactttactctgttatactgagtcaaagctcacagacactcaggacactacagtgtgtgacagtaaacagagcttacaggaggatcaaacctccacagagtctctggattctgtctgtaacgctggagaacagcagcagatcctgcagaccaaactgaagatgtgttcagttaaactcatcgactgcacaaacctcatgatgaagattaaaactgaacccacagaaatgaaaactgaacccacagaaatgaaaactgaacccacagaaatgaaaactgaacccacagaaatcaaaactgaacccacagaaatcaaaactgaacccacagaaatcaaaactgaacccacagaaatcaaaactgaacccacagaaatcaaaactgaacccacagaagaggaagatcgcaccgaggaagatgatgattttattccatcaggtatgtctccttgggccagttgttcaaaagtaatccaTTTGGATTTCAGCTATCGGATTAGatcaaaatttcaaaatgggttgttcaaaacaaaaaaatggatTCTGAATTTGGATTGGATCACAAAATCCAATCTAGGTTTTGATCTGGATAAGATCGTCACTTTGTGTTGGTCAAAACATTTTAGTAAGATTGGGATTTGTTTGATCCCAAAAATTAGGATTATTCTGATCCCATCAAAAGGGTGGATTTCaggaacaaaaatgtaa
- the LOC129438980 gene encoding uncharacterized protein isoform X2 gives MNREDMDCCESSVYVTDDGSLDSVWMSRDQSRTPQTLLDSKLSEEKSRHTQDSDLSLTLLCYTESKLTDTQDTTVCDSKQSLQEDQTSTESLDSVCNAGEQQQILQTKLKMCSVKLIDCTNLMMKIKTEPTEMKTEPTEMKTEPTEMKTEPTEIKTEPTEIKTEPTEIKTEPTEIKTEPTEIKTEPTEEEDRTEEDDDFIPSGMSPWASCSKVIHLDFSYRIRSKFQNGLFKTKKWILNLDWITKSNLGFDLDKIVTLCWSKHFSKIGICLIPKIRIILIPSKGWISGTKM, from the exons ATGAATcgagag gatatggattgttgtgaatcttcagtgtatgtgactgatgatgggagtctggattcagtgtggatgagcagagatcagagccgcacaccacagacactgctggactctaaactctctgaagagaaatccagacacacacaggactccgatctcagtctgactttactctgttatactgagtcaaagctcacagacactcaggacactacagtgtgtgacagtaaacagagcttacaggaggatcaaacctccacagagtctctggattctgtctgtaacgctggagaacagcagcagatcctgcagaccaaactgaagatgtgttcagttaaactcatcgactgcacaaacctcatgatgaagattaaaactgaacccacagaaatgaaaactgaacccacagaaatgaaaactgaacccacagaaatgaaaactgaacccacagaaatcaaaactgaacccacagaaatcaaaactgaacccacagaaatcaaaactgaacccacagaaatcaaaactgaacccacagaaatcaaaactgaacccacagaagaggaagatcgcaccgaggaagatgatgattttattccatcaggtatgtctccttgggccagttgttcaaaagtaatccaTTTGGATTTCAGCTATCGGATTAGatcaaaatttcaaaatgggttgttcaaaacaaaaaaatggatTCTGAATTTGGATTGGATCACAAAATCCAATCTAGGTTTTGATCTGGATAAGATCGTCACTTTGTGTTGGTCAAAACATTTTAGTAAGATTGGGATTTGTTTGATCCCAAAAATTAGGATTATTCTGATCCCATCAAAAGGGTGGATTTCaggaacaaaaatgtaa